The following proteins are co-located in the Doryrhamphus excisus isolate RoL2022-K1 chromosome 3, RoL_Dexc_1.0, whole genome shotgun sequence genome:
- the adamtsl3 gene encoding ADAMTS-like protein 1 isoform X1 codes for MGEMTGGSWGATGLVLLAVWAKVVARADHDDAVFIREFTLIRRDHLSEEPLHDAGLKPEDPSSRIARSEEDRDTLWDAWGSWSECSRTCGGGASYSLRRCLTSKTCEGQNIKYRTCSNVDCPLDAGDFRAQQCSAHADVRYQGRYHDWLPVYNDPDNPCALKCKAKGSSGLVVELAPKVLDGTRCYTESLDMCISGACQIVGCDHELGSAAKEDNCGVCSGDGSSCRLVRGNYKSQHASGKIEDTVVIIPFKSRHVRLVLKGPDHLSVESKTLQGVKSQVALNKSGQYHLENTTLDYQKLADKEVLRIPGPLRADFTIQVQFASGADSVIQYIFYQPIIHRWRETDFFPCSVTCGGGYQLTSAECFDMRSSRVVVDQYCHYYPENIKPKPKLQECNMEPCLASDGYKQIMPYDLYHPLPRWESSPWTACSTSCGGGGIQSRSVSCVEEDMQGTITATEEWKCLYAPKTAILQPCNTFDCPTWLAQDWSPCTVTCGQGLRYRVVLCIDHRGLHAGGCNPSTKPHIKEECLVTVPCYKALDTLPVEAKPPWHKQAIELEEEIAVTEEPNFIPSPWQPCSRTCGTGTQRRTVKCQLLLPFSQTVADLPDDECVGVKPPESQPCYRTPCHKTEGGDDVEEDEMEEMVQGEGLHEWEYDGFTQCSESCGGGVQEAVVICMNKQTKEAASDQSLCVSARRPPPLLQDCKTQPCPPRWETGQWSSCSASCGVGLMSRTVACTHQPSRDSNSTEILRNDDCHDPKPNPIQACNRFDCPPMWEAQDWGQCSGSCGNGLQRRLVQCKQRLADGSILELPDTFCPSKSPANQRTCTQQQCPPQWVTSWSQCSVTCGNGIQRLEAVCRKQGEDGRYQTIDSNNCSSLARPSRVRPCSLSLCKNSLKPGPTILAQRNVYIQWRKSKKVHLVVGGSAYLLPWTTVLLRCPTRHIHKGNIRWLKDGKPMLSLPQLSVTSVGLVKIQQIGESDTGTYTCVAGQAQEHLVMQVIGNKRKTSVTEETHPYDRFVEHLLQVKSASEDDLSIPNVLILDSQKLEENLRRQQGEQLIGQLVSQLSHYETNGSPLHHPQIPLRKTHSTRSRIPVIIQRSRKVGMVTSSDVVVHIGSPVLLRKPVATLEMKCETLGYPKPFLSWMKNGKQLHYNSRIDLLPTGSLRIQSPNRADEGLYTCTARNRLGSSSLSSWLQVTGSKGRNCVQGVCSDRSNQSLCSGQDCLLRWRVDPWEPCSASCGGGSQTRRVRCMRGPEDKLREMENHHCFGVGRRPPDTRICNILPCASWATTAWGLCNSQCVGPSLAAQHRRVYCQDSNGTKVAYRMCSGLQLPSSTRNCSTDACALHWRVGPWTQCTATCGRHGFQSRRVVCTQQATGRPTLEHQCLWKPRPPSWQRCNLSSCGRAGECRDSTRYCEKVRQLELCTLPQFKSRCCQSCLNS; via the exons AGCTCCCGGATAGCCCGCTCAGAAGAGGACCGAGACACTCTTTGGGATGCCTGGGGCTCATGGAGTGAATGTTCCCGTACCTGCGGAGGAGGAGCATCCTATTCCCTGAGACGATGCCTCACTTCCAA GACGTGTGAAGGGCAGAATATCAAGTATCGCACATGCAGTAATGTG GATTGCCCCTTGGATGCCGGGGACTTCCGAGCTCAGCAGTGTTCAGCCCATGCCGACGTGCGCTACCAGGGCCGATACCACGATTGGTTGCCTGTCTACAATGACCCAGACAACCCGTGCGCCCTGAAGTGCAAAGCCAAGGGCTCATCAGGGCTGGTGGTGGAGTTGGCGCCCAAGGTTCTGGATGGGACACGGTGCTACACCGAGTCTCTGGACATGTGCATCAGTGGAGCATGCCAG ATTGTTGGCTGCGACCACGAGTTGGGAAGTGCAGCAAAAGAAGACAACTGTGGCGTGTGCAGTGGAGACGGCTCCTCCTGCAGACTGGTACGAGGAAACTACAAATCCCAGCATGCCTCAGGAAAAA TTGAGGACACAGTGGTGATCATCCCCTTTAAGAGTCGACACGTGCGTCTTGTCCTCAAAGGCCCGGATCACTTGT CTGTGGAGAGTAAGACTTTACAAGGGGTAAAAAGCCAAGTTGCCCTGAATAAATCAGGGCAGTACCACCTGGAAAATACCACCTTGGATTACCAAAAACTTGCTGATAAGGAGGTTCTGAGAATTCCTGGGCCACTAAGGGCTGATTTTACCATCCAG GTCCAATTTGCAAGTGGAGCAGACAGCGTCATCCAGTATATCTTCTACCAGCCTATCATCCACCGCTGGAGGGAAACTGACTTCTTCCCTTGCTCTGTCACTTGTGGAGGAG GGTACCAGTTGACGTCTGCAGAGTGCTTCGATATGCGCAGTAGCCGTGTGGTTGTGGACCAGTACTGCCATTATTACCCTGAGAACatcaaacccaaacccaaactgCAGGAGTGCAACATGGAGCCTTGTCTTGCCAG TGATGGTTACAAGCAGATTATGCCATATGACCTCTACCACCCTTTGCCAAG GTGGGAGAGCAGCCCCTGGACTGCCTGCTCCACTTCCTGCGGCGGTGGCGGCATCCAGAGTCGCTCTGTCTCCTGTGTGGAGGAGGACATGCAAGGCACCATCACAGCAACCGAGGAGTGGAAGTGTCTATATGCCCCCAAGACGGCCATCCTACAGCCCTGCAACACCTTTGACTGCCCCACCTGGCTGGCCCAGGATTGGTCTCCT TGCACAGTGACTTGTGGTCAGGGTCTACGCTACAGGGTGGTGCTGTGCATTGACCACAGGGGGCTCCATGCTGGAGGATGCAACCCCAGCACCAAGCCCCACATCAAAGAGGAGTGCCTGGTGACTGTTCCCTGCTACAAGGCTCTTG ATACGCTACCTGTTGAAGCTAAACCTCCGTGGCACAAGCAGGCCATTGAGCTGGAAGAGGAGATTGCCGTAACCGAGGAACCCAA CTTCATCCCATCTCCCTGGCAACCCTGCAGCAGAACGTGCGGCACCGGCACGCAACGGCGCACCGTGAAGTGTCAGCTGTTGTTGCCCTTCTCCCAGACTGTGGCTGACCTCCCTGATGACGAATGCGTAGGTGTCAAACCTCCAGAGAGCCAACCCTGCTACCGTACTCCGTGCCACAAGACAGAAGGAGGTGATGATGTGGAGGAGGACGAGATGGAGGAGATGGTCCAAGGAGAGGGGCTGCATGAGTGGGAATACGACGGGTTCACCCAGTGCTCTGAAAGCTGTGGAGGAG GTGTGCAGGAGGCAGTGGTCATCTGCATGAACAAGCAGACCAAGGAGGCAGCTTCGGACCAGAGCTTGTGTGTGAGTGCCCGCAGACCTCCACCACTTCTTCAGGACTGCAAAACACAACCTTGTCCCCCCAG GTGGGAAACCGGGCAGTGGAGCTCCTGTTCCGCTTCCTGCGGTGTTGGCCTGATGTCCCGCACTGTGGCGTGTACGCACCAGCCCTCACGGGACAGCAACAGCACTGAGATTTTGAGGAATGATGACTGCCATGACCCCAAACCAAACCCCATCCAAGCCTGCAACCGTTTTGACTGCCCTCCCATGTGGGAAGCGCAGGACTGGGGGCAGTGCTCTGGTAGCTGCGGTAATGGACTTCAGAGGAGGCTGGTTCAGTGCAAACAGCGCCTGGCTGATGGTAGCATCCTGGAACTGCCTGACACTTTTTGTCCATCCAAGAGTCCAGCTAATCAGAGGACATGTACTCAGCAGCAGTGTCCACCTCAGTGGGTCACTAGCTGGTCCCAG TGTTCGGTGACTTGTGGAAATGGTATCCAAAGGCTGGAGGCTGTCTGCAGGAAACAAGGCGAGGATGGACGATATCAGACCATCGATTCAAACAACTGCTCCTCTCTGGCGCGGCCCAGCAGGGTCCGACCTTGTTCTCTCAGCCTCTGCAAGA ATTCCCTGAAGCCCGGACCCACCATACTGGCCCAGAGGAATGTCTATATTCAATGGAGGAAGAGCAAGAAGGTCCATTTGGTAGTGGGTGGGAGTGCCTATCTACTCCCCTGGACCACTGTCCTCCTTCGTTGTCCTACCCGCCACATCCATAAGGGGAACATACGATGGTTGAAAGACGGGAAACCCATGCTGAGTCTCCCGCAACTGTCCGTCACCTCTGTGGGATTAGTGAAGATCCAACAAATTGGAGAATCTGACACCGGGACGTATACATGTGTGGCAGGCCAAGCTCAGGAACATTTAGTCATGCAGGTCATTGGCAACAAGCGAAAGACGTCCGTTACAGAGGAAACACACCCATATGACCGTTTTGTTGAGCATTTGCTCCAAGTCAAATCCGCGTCGGAAGATGATCTTTCCATTCCAAATGTCCTCATTCTTGATAGCCAGAAGCTTGAGGAGAACCTGAGAAGACAACAAGGGGAGCAACTCATTGGTCAATTAGTCAGTCAGCTGTCCCACTATGAAACCAATGGGTCCCCTTTACACCATCCGCAGATTCCCCTTCGAAAAACACACTCAACCAGATCCAGAATCCCTGTCATCATTCAGAGATCCAGGAAAGTTGGAATGGTGACTTCTTCCGATGTTGTAGTCCACATAGGATCTCCTGTTTTGCTCCGGAAGCCTGTTGCCACTTTAGAAATGAAGTGTGAAACTCTCGGGTACCCGAAACCTTTCCTGAGTTGGatgaaaaatggaaaacagCTGCACTATAACAGCAG AATAGACCTGTTGCCGACTGGCTCACTTAGGATCCAGTCTCCAAACCGGGCGGATGAGGGACTCTACACCTGCACTGCCAGGAACCGCCTCGGATCATCGTCGCTCTCATCTTGGTTGCAGGTTACAG gAAGCAAGGGAAGAAACTGTGTCCAAGGTGTTTGCTCTGATAGGAGCAACCAGTCTCTTTGCAGTGGACAAGACTGCCTCCTCAG GTGGCGTGTGGACCCTTGGGAGCCATGTTCGGCCAGCTGTGGTGGAGGTTCCCAGACCAGACGTGTCCGCTGCATGAGGGGTCCCGAGGACAAGTTGAGGGAGATGGAGAACCACCATTGCTTTGGTGTGGGGCGGAGACCTCCTGATACCAGGATATGTAACATTCTACCCTGTGCCAGTTGGGCTACAACCGCCTGGGGACTG TGTAACAGTCAGTGTGTGGGTCCCAGTTTGGCTGCACAGCATCGTCGTGTTTACTGCCAAGACTCAAATGGCACCAAAGTGGCCTACAGGATGTGCAGCGGTCTTCAACT GCCCAGTTCCACTAGGAATTGTTCCACAGATGCCTGCGCCCTCCACTGGCGAGTCGGGCCGTGGACCCAGTGCACTGCTACCTGCGGGCGGCACGGTTTCCAGTCGCGCCGGGTCGTCTGCACGCAACAGGCGACTGGAAGGCCGACTCTGGAGCATCAGTGCTTATGGAAGCCTCGTCCTCCCAGCTGGCAGCGCTGCAATCTCTCCTCTTGTGGCAGAG CCGGCGAGTGCAGAGACAGCACCAGGTACTGCGAGAAGGTTCGACAGTTGGAGCTGTGCACACTGCCTCAATTTAAGAGTCGCTGCTGTCAGTCATGCCTCAACTCTTGA